Sequence from the Deltaproteobacteria bacterium genome:
GATGATTTTTATTCGCCGCCATTTAAGCGGCAGGCTATATAAAGTGGCTATGAAGGCGGTATTGGTTGGTTTTGCCGCCATTATAATTCTTACCTACTCTGCCCACAGGGGGCATAGGGCTTACCTTGAGTTTAAAAAATCTCCCCTCAGTGAGATGGCTGCGGAAGTGCTTGAAAAAAGAAGAGAATAAAAGCCCGGAAATAACTTTCCCTCAAGTTATTTCCGGGCTTCCTAATTATTTGAGACGGGGCTTAATTAATATGGACGGCAAAGGCCATCATGGTTTCAGTGGCCCTGATCCCTCTCGATTCACCCTGTTCAATGAAAATCATATTGCCGGCCTGAACTTCAAGCTCTTTTCCTTCAATAGTCATTACCCCTTTGCCGCTTACAATGTAAAAGACACCGGTTCCACTGGGGTGGGGCGGAATTAGCTGGCCCGGCTCCATGCAAATGAGGGGGACCTTGCACTGGGGCGTCATGCGAAGTATTTGCGGTGCAAACTGGTCTGAAAAGATAGCCTTTTCCATAAGATCGATAACTTCCATAGTAAATTCTCCAGATATTTTTTTGGCACAGTATAGTTTAGTCTTATGGACTTTGTCAAAGAATAGCCGGTAGCAAGCGGGAAATTCTTAAAAACCTTGCAGTTTTAGCCCTCCTGTACTAATATGACGGGTTTTGACAGGGTCTGTTTGCCGACGGTTGACATGTCAGGGTTTCGGCTTTATGGGCCTTTATATTTAAGGAGTAAAAAGCGTTGGATAAAATCGTAATTAAAGGTGGAGAACGGCTCCAGGGTGAAGTCAGGGTAAGCGGTTCCAAAAATGCCGCTCTTCCTCTTCTGGCGTCATCCATCCTGGCTGATGGAGAAAGCCGGATAAGAAATATTCCTCCATTGAATGATATTAAGACCATGCTTGCCCTTTTAAAAAGTATTGGTCTTAACGTTGCTTATAAAAATGAGGCAGTAAAAATTTCAGGGAAGGCCCATACTTTTGAGGCTCCCTACGAACTTGTAAAAACGATGCGGGCTTCCGCCCTTGTTCTCGGGCCCCTTCTGGCAAAATACGGCAGTGCCCGGGTTTCAATGCCCGGAGGTTGCGCCATTGGTGAGCGGCCCATCGATCTGCATCTGAAGGCGCTAAAGGCGATGGGTGCCGAAATCGAGCTTAAGCATGGCTATGTTATTGCCGGGGCGAAAAGGCTGAAAGGCGCCACTATTTATTTTGACATTATTACCGTTACGGGGACGGAAAATATCATGATGGCTGCAACCCTTGCGAAGGGAAAGACGGTCATTGAAAATGCCGCAAGAGAGCCGGAAGTGGTTGAACTGGCAAGGGCCTTGAAAGCAATGGGGGCAAAGATAGACGGCGAGGGGAGTGACGTAATTACCATTGAAGGCGTTAATGAACTGGGCCCTCTTGACTATCAGGTCATGCCCGACAGGATAGAGGCGGGCACATTGATGGCTGCCGCTGCTGCCACGAAGGGAAATGTGCTGATTAAAAATTGCGATCTTCCTTTCATGGAAGCGCTCATTTCGAAGATGAAGGCCGCCGGTATCGTTATCAGGGAAGAAGAGGGCGGTTTAAGGGTCATTGGTAAGAGGCGTTTGAAAAGTGTCGACATAAAGACCCTGCCTCACCCCGGTTTCCCGACGGACATGCAGGCCCAGATGATGGTGCTCATGTCCATAGCGAGCGGACTCAGCGTTATTTCGGAAACGGTATTTGAGAACCGTTTTATGCATGTCAGTGAATTAAGGCGCATGGGGGCTGACATTCATACCGAAGGCAGAAGCGCCATCATCAAGGGGAAAGAAAAACTTTCCGGCGCACAGGTGATGGCCACAGACCTTAGAGCCAGCGCCTCCCTGATTATTGCAGGCCTTGTTGCGGAAGGAACGACGGAAGTGTCACGCATATATCATCTTGACAGGGGCTATGACGGCCTTGAAAGAAAGCTGGCGGCGCTGGGCGCAAACATTGAGAGAGTAAAGGAAAAAAGGATTAGCAAATGAAGGATGTTTTAACTGTGGCGCTCCCCAAGGGGAGGATTCAGCATGATACGATGAAACTGCTCGAAGGCATCGGCATCAGCTGCGAAGAGATGAAAAAGGAATCGAGAAAGCTTATTTTCCAACTGCCGGAAGCGAAGATGCGCTTTATGGTTGTCAGGGCCAGTGACGTGCCTACTTACGTGGAATACGGCGCTGCCGATATGGGGGTTGTTGGAAAAGATGTTCTCATGGAGCAGGGAAAAAATATTTATGAGCCCCTCGATCTTAAAATCGGTTATTGCAGGATGGTTGTCGCCGAACCAAAGGTGCTCAGCGAGCAGGATAACCCTTCCGAATGGACCCATGTGAGGATTGCAACGAAGTTCCCCAATATTACGGAAGATTACTTCAGGAAGAAGGGAGTGCAGGTGGAACTGATCAAGCTCTATGGTTCCATCGAACTGGCGCCCCTTGTCGGTCTTTCGGAGCGCATTGTCGACCTTGTTTCATCGGGAGAAACGCTCAAACAGAACGGCCTTGTCGAGGTAGAGCAGATCATGGAAGTCACATCGAGACTCATCGTGAACAGGGCAAGCCTTAAGACGAGATATGAAAGGATAAACAGCCTTGTTGACAGGCTTAAGAGCCAGCTAGATAAAGAGGGGGCAAGGTAATGTCGTTCACTATAATAAAAACGGATGATTCCAGCTTTAAGGATATTTTTAGTGAAATACTAAGGCGGGGTTCTGCCGATACGAGGGATGCGGAAAAAGTGGTATCGCAAATACTCCTCAAGGTAAGAGAAGAAGGGGACAGGGCGCTTATTGAATATACCTCCCGCTTTGACAATCTTGACCTGACGCCTGACACGATGAGAGTGACGGAAAATGAGATCATCCGGGCCATTGATGCCATCGATGATGATGTGAGAAGGTCGCTGCAGGTGGCTGCAGACCGCATAAAGGCCTTTCACGAAAAACAGATGGAGAGCACCTGGACCTCGGAAGATGAAGAAGGTATCCTTCTCGGGCAAATGGTGAGACCGCTTGCCAGCGCGGGTCTCTACGTTCCCGGAGGCAAGGCGGCTTATCCCTCATCGGTGCTTATGAATGCCATTCCTGCCAAAGTGGCGGGCGTTAAAAAAATTGTCATGGTCGTTCCCACACCGGGGGGAGAGATAAATAACCATATTCTCGCTGCTGCAGGGATTGCCGGTATCGACTCTGTTTACAGGGTAGGCGGGGCGCAGGCCGTTGCCGCGCTGGCCTACGGAACGGAGACGATTCCAAAGGTTGATAAAATTGTGGGGCCCGGTAATATTTATGTAGCCACGGCAAAAAAGATGGTTTTCGGAGAAGTGGATATTGACATGATTGCCGGACCGAGTGAGGTGCTTATTATTTCCGACGGGAGCGGAGAAGCTTCACATATTGCTGCCGACATGCTTGCCCAGGCCGAGCATGACGAAATGGCCGCCTCAATTCTTATTACCACCTCTTCAGATTTTGCCGGGCAGGTTGCAGGTGAAGTGGAGAGGCAGCTCAATAAATTAAGCAGGCATCATATTGCCAGGGCTTCCATCAATAATCGTGGCTCTTTTATCGTTGCAAAAGACCTTGACCAGGCCTTCGCTCTTTCCAATGAGCTTGCTCCCGAACACCTGGAACTTGCCCTGGAGGCGCCTGACAGACATCTTGACAAGGTTGATAATGCGGGGGCCATTTTTATGGGCCACTTTACACCGGAAGCGCTTGGTGATTATGTGGCCGGACCGAATCATGTGCTTCCCACCGGTGGCTCGGCCAAATTCTTTTCACCGCTTGGGACTTACGACTTCATAAAGCGTTCCAGTATTCTTTCTTTTTCTGAAAACGCTTTTAAAAGAGTCGGTAAAGATGCCGAGCGTATTGCAGATGTTGAAGGTTTGGAGGCCCACGGCAATACGATCAGAATCCGGATGGGGGAAGAAATATAATAATGTTCGATCTTGAGAAACTGATAAGGCCCCAGGTGAGGGACCTCAAGGCCTATCATGTCAATGAGCCTTCAGTTGATGTAAAGCTTCATGCAAACGAGAGCCCCTGCAATCTTGATAAATCGGTTGTTGACAAGATAAGCGCAGAAATTCAAAGGATCGATTTCAACAGGTACCCCGACGCCGCATGTGAAGATGTAAGGAATATCCTTGCAGGGCAGCTCTCTGTAGAAAAAGACCAGATCCTGGCGGGCAACGGCTCTGATGAACTTATCCAGATGATAATCATGGCTTTTGGGGGACATGGTTCTCCTGTTATTATTCCTCACCCTACTTTTTCAATGTACAAAAACATCGCCTTTGCCATGGGTGAAGAGGTCAAGGTCATTCCCCTGGATGAGAATTTTGACCTGGACCGGGATGCTATGGTCAGTGAAGTAAAGAAGGGGCCTTCCATCACCTTCATCAGTTATCCCAATAACCCCACAGGCAACTGTTTTTCCGAAGAGACGATAAGAGATATCCTTGAGGCATCAAAGGGGATCGTGGTTATTGATGAGGCCTATTTTGATTACAGCAAAAAGTCATTCCTTGACAGCCTGGGCGCTTATCCCCATATGATTATCCTGCGCACACTTTCAAAGATCGGTATGGCATCGCTCAGGCTGGGTATTCTTATTGCCTCCCGGTCCATGGCCGACATTATTAACAGGGTAAGGCTTCCTTATAATATAGGATCGCTGCAGCAAAGAGCCGCCTGTATCGCCTTAAAAGAAAGAGAGAGAATTGATAGGGAAAGCAGTATCATTATTGAAGAACGGGAAAGAGTATTTGCAGAAATGAAAAAAATTGAAAATATCGATATTTTTAATTCTCACTCAAATTTTATTCTTTTCAGAATCGATAATGGAGGGAAAATTTTTGATAAACTGGTAAAAAAAGGTGTGCTTGTGAGAAACTTCGATAGCGAGGGACCTTTAAAGAATTGTTTGAGAGTAACCATGGGAACACCTCTTGAGAATGACATTTTTCTTAGCAATATCAAGAACATATAAATGTGATAAAGATTGAAAAAAATGTGGTAAAAAGTATTTGACATTAAGAATCAGTATGTTAGTATTAGTTGAAAGTCGATAATTATCTATTTTATTCATTATAAGGAGGGATTTATGAAGTTAAAGTCAGTATTGTTATATGCGTTTTTAGTCGCATTTCTGGCAGTATATTCAACGGGTTGCCAGACACCACCACCACCTGTGGAGGAGCCAGTTGTTGAGACACCCCCGCCAGCAGAGGAAGAAGTTGTCGAGGCGCCTGTTGTGGAGGAATACGTAGAACCACCGATGCCTGTGGAGGAGCCTGAAGCGCCTGTCGTTGAAAGCTATGATAAAACGGCACATGTTGTTGTAAAAGGTGAAAACCTCTGGACCATATCCGAATATGGCGATGTATACAGCGATCCTTTCCAGTGGCCTGTTATTTACAAGGCTAACAGGAATCAGATCAAGGATCCTGACCTTATCTACCCTAATCAGGAATTTGAAATTCCAAGGGACGTAAGCCAGGAGGAAATCGACGATGCTGTCCATGAAGCAAAAACAAGGGGCCCCTGGTCTCTCTGGGACGGCAAGTAAGATTTAACATACAAAGAATTAAGGGGCGGCAGGGTAAATCTGCCGCCCCTTTTTTTATATCTTTTTTACCTGTTAAGAGTTGTCGCAAATGGGGTTTCAGCCCTATTGGCCCCTATGCTTTCTCTTGATTTAGATGCTGAAAAGAGGGTAGTTTTTTTAGAGAAATCTGAAGAAACGGGAAGAATTTGGAATTAAAATTTAATCATTCAAAAGAGCTTACACTGGGTGTAGAGCTCGAGATCCAGTTGCTAAACGGGAAGAGCCTGGAGCTTGCCCCCGCCTCTAATGAAATACTCTCCATTGTCGGGAATTGCAACAGTTCGATCAAGCATGAACTTATGCTTTCTAATATTGAGGTTAATACAAAAGTATGCAATAACATGGCGCAAGTTCATGCCGATATGAGTGAAACCTTAAAAATTCTCGGTGAGGCCGCCCTTAAAAATGGAACAAAACTATCCATTGCCGGGAGTCACCCCTTTTCTCACTGGAAAGAACAGCTCATAACAGAAGATGAACGTTATGAAAGGCTTCTTAATAAACTGGCGATTATTGCAAGGCGCTTCAATATTTTCGGTCTTCATGTTCATGTCGGCATCGGTGATGGTAAAAAGTGCATGTATATTATGAACAGGTTGCTTTATTACCTCCCATACCTCCTGGCCATTTCATCAAACTCACCATTTTGGAATGGCTACGAAACAGGCCTTAAATCCTACAGAAGCAAGGTCTTTGAAACGCTGCCTACGGCAGGTCTTCCCTTTTACTTTAAGGACTGGGAAGACTATGCCTTTCTTGTTGATAAATATATTGCCACGGGGACAATAGAGACAATACGGGAAATATGGTGGGATGTAAGGCCACATCCCGATTTCGGGACCATTGAAGTTCGTATCTGTGACAGCCCTTCTTCCATAAAGGAAGTGATGGCAATAACAGCGCTTATTCAGGCCCTTGTTGCAAAGCTGGGTGATGATTATGAAAATGGAATTGCTATTCATAGTGCACCGCCATGGGTAATCAGGGAAAATAAATGGAGGGCAAGCCGTTATGGTCTCGATGGTACCTTTATTAGTGAAGATGCTTCTCAAACCATAGAGATAGGCCAGGCTCTAAGAGCACTTGTTAAAGAACTGCAAAGTTATGGAGAAAAGCTTCAATCTCTAAAGGAGCTGGATTATATCAATGAGATCATCAACATGGGTGATGGTGCTTCGAGGCAGCTGAACCTTTTTGCAGAGTCTCGCAATTTAAAGACTGTTGTAAACGGGCTTTCAACCAGTTTTATGGATGAAATTCTTTAAAAGGAAATATTATCAACCAATGAGAGGTGTAATCTCGGCTGGTCATAAACTGACTGCAGAAGCCGGTATAGAAATTTTAAAAGAGGGAGGTAACGCTTTTGATGCAGCAGTTGCCGCATCATTTGCTTCTTTTGTTTGTGAATCACCGCTTACCAGTATAGGTGGAGGCGGTTTTTTTATGGCCCACTCCAAAGAGGGGGAAACCCTTGTCTATGATTTTTTCCCCAATGCTCCGGGATTGGGAAAAAAACCTTCCTGTGATGACCTTGATTTTTACCCCATAGAGGTAGATTTTACAGGAACCATACAAGAGTTTCATGTTGGCAGAGGGGCTGCCGCTGTCCCCGGATGTATGGCCGGGCTAAATGCCGTAGTGGAAAAGCATTGCAGCCTGCCTCTTTCCGTCCTTCTTGCTCCTGCCATTGATTTTGCCCGCAACGGTATTATTATGAATGCCGAACAGGCTTACTTTAAGAAACTCCTCACGCCAATTCTCATGATCTCTCCCGATGCGAGAAAAGTTTATGCACCGGAGGGCGTTATGTTAAAAGAGGGAGAGACGGTGTTTAAGAAAGATATGGCCAACACTATGGAGTACCTTGCGAGAGAGGGTCTTCACATGTTTTACCGGGGAGATATTGCAAAAAAAATAGCAGCGGAATTTAGTGACGGCGGACTCATCAGGGAAGCTGATCTTGCAAACTATAAAGTCGAGGTAAGAAAGCCCGTAAAAACAAGCTACAGAGGAAGAGATATTTTTCTTAATCCGCCTCCATCGTCGTCAGGGGGGTGCCTAATTGCATTTTCATTAAAAATGCTGGAAAAAATTGATATTGCTTCCCTTGGCTTCGAGAGCGCTCAATATATGAGCCTCTTGTATGAGATGATGAGAGTTACCGATGATGCAAGGGGTGAGGATTTTGATCACAGAGTTTACGAAGAGGATATTATTGAAACCTTTCTTTCTCCCGAAAGGATAGAATCCTACAGAAAAAAGATGGCCCATGAAAGTAGTCTGCTTTTGGGTACAGAGAGACCGTCCACGGGAAATACAACGCACATCAGTGTTCTCGATGAGGCGGGTAATGCCGCCTCTGTGACCACCTCAAATGGTGAAGGCTGCGGTCATATGGTGACAGGCATGGGCATAATGTTAAACAACATGCTTGGTGAAGAGGATATTAATCCTCATGGATTTCATCAACATAAACCGGGAATGCGCATGTCTTCCATGATGACACCGACCATCGTCATGGATGGAAGAAGACCCGCAATCGTTATGGGAAGCGGAGGGAGCAACAGGATAAGAAATGCCATTTTACAGGTTATTATCAACCTTATTGATCACAAAATGGATATTAATAATGCCGTTAATTCGCCGAGAGTTCACTGGGACAAGAAATCTTTCCAGGTAGAGGCCGGTATAGCCAGCAAGTGCCTTCATATTCTAAAATCAACGGGAGTTTCACTCAACTGCTGGGAAGATAAAAATATGTATTTTGGTGGCGTCCATACTGTCGCATCTTTTGGAGATGAAGACGGACTATCAGGAGCCGGCGATCTAAGAAGGGGTGGTGTTTGTTTGTCAACAAAGGGGTGAAAGAGCTTTAATCCCGGCATTGTCCCCTTAGGAAATTGCGCCGATGTTCATCCCCCTTCAAGGGGGAGGTCAGGAGGGGAGGGAGCTTTTCCGAAGAATAGAAACTAATTTCCAAAAGGTATATTTATGCTCAATCAAATAAATAAAAAATCGGAAGAAATAAGGGAAAGACTCATCAATTTCAGGCGTGAAATGCATAAACGCCCCGAACTGAGCGGCCATGAAGAAAATACGGCTGCCTTTGTTGCCGGTGTGCTCGAAGCAAATGATATTGAGGTGAGGCGTAATGTCGGTGGTCACGGGGTTACAGGAGTGCTGAAAGGGGCAGGCGAGGGACCGGTTATTGCTTTTAGGGCTGATATGGATGCCCTTCCTATTCAGGACCGGAAAGAGACAGACTATGCTTCGCAAATACCGGGCATTATGCATGCTTGCGGCCATGACGTTCACACTGCCATACTTATGGGAACGGCAATCATTTTAGCCGGTATGAAAGAGAAACTCAAGGGAAGCCTTCTCTTTATCTTTCAGCCAGCAGAAGAGTCTATTTACGGTGCTGAAGCGATGATTAAAGACGGTGTACTTGAAGATCCCAAACCTGACGCCATTGTGGCCCTCCATTGCCTGCCTGAAATGGAGGTGGGCAAGGTCGGTGTTAAGGGAGGAATGATGACTGCCGCTGCCGATCTGGTAAGCATTACGGTGAAGGGGAAAAGCGGCCATGCATCGAGGCCGCATCAGACGGTGGATGCCGTTCTTGTCTCTTCCATGGTGATTAATGCAATACATCATATTATCAGCCGCAGAACTAATCCACTGCATCCGGCCGTTATTTCTATTGGAACGATCAACGGAGGGAGGGCGGAAAATATTGTTGCCGATCACGTTGAGATGAAAGGCACGGTGAGAACCCTCGACAGTTCGCTGAGAAAGAGAATGCCTGCACTTATTGAAGATGTTGTTCGGGGCATAACGTCTACCATGAGTGCTACCTATGAATTTGACTATAAATTTGAATGTCCTGCCGTTATTAATGATCATAGGCTAAATGATTTTCTGAAAGATTGCATCAATAACATAGTGGGTAAGGAAAATGTGATCGAGCTTGGTGAACCGATGATGGGTTCGGAAGATTTTGCCCTTTTCAGTGCAAGGGTGCCGGGCGTGCTTTTCAGGCTTGGTACGGGCAACATGGAAAAGGGGATTGATGCCCCGCTTCATAATCCGAAATTTGATGTTGATGAAGAAGCCATCATTATCGGTACGAGGATAATGGCCCATGTTGCTGCAAGTTATCTGTCGGGGAAAAAAGAACTTACCGCCTGAGGGAATAGATGAAATTAACAGAGCCCATGAAAGATACAGAGGCCATATTCAGTGCAGCTCTTAAGGCCGTCGATCCTTACGGTTGCATTAAAGAAAATATGACCCAGGTTAAGGAACTTTACTCTTATGGCGAATATGAAGAACTCTATGTTATTGCTGCGGGGAAAGGGGCCTATGCCATGTGCAAGGCCGCTGAAGAACAGCTGGGAGACTTGATTACAAAGGGAATTGCCGTTACAAAATATGGCCATGGGGGAGTGCTCCATAAGATCAAAATGCTTGAGGCTTCCCATCCGCTTCCCGATGATAAGGGTGTCGCTGCCGGAGAGAAGCTGATCGAGCTGCTTAAGGATTCCCGTGAAAAGACACTCCTTCTCTGTCTCATTTCCGGTGGCGGTTCTGCGCTTCTTGTGGCTCCTTCCGAGGGAGTCAGCCTTGAAGACAAGAAGAAGACAACAGACCTTCTTCTAAAGGCCGGTGCTGAGATTGATGAACTCAATTGTGTAAGGAAGCAC
This genomic interval carries:
- the hisC gene encoding histidinol-phosphate transaminase; protein product: MFDLEKLIRPQVRDLKAYHVNEPSVDVKLHANESPCNLDKSVVDKISAEIQRIDFNRYPDAACEDVRNILAGQLSVEKDQILAGNGSDELIQMIIMAFGGHGSPVIIPHPTFSMYKNIAFAMGEEVKVIPLDENFDLDRDAMVSEVKKGPSITFISYPNNPTGNCFSEETIRDILEASKGIVVIDEAYFDYSKKSFLDSLGAYPHMIILRTLSKIGMASLRLGILIASRSMADIINRVRLPYNIGSLQQRAACIALKERERIDRESSIIIEERERVFAEMKKIENIDIFNSHSNFILFRIDNGGKIFDKLVKKGVLVRNFDSEGPLKNCLRVTMGTPLENDIFLSNIKNI
- a CDS encoding LysM peptidoglycan-binding domain-containing protein; the encoded protein is MKLKSVLLYAFLVAFLAVYSTGCQTPPPPVEEPVVETPPPAEEEVVEAPVVEEYVEPPMPVEEPEAPVVESYDKTAHVVVKGENLWTISEYGDVYSDPFQWPVIYKANRNQIKDPDLIYPNQEFEIPRDVSQEEIDDAVHEAKTRGPWSLWDGK
- the ggt gene encoding gamma-glutamyltransferase, with translation MRGVISAGHKLTAEAGIEILKEGGNAFDAAVAASFASFVCESPLTSIGGGGFFMAHSKEGETLVYDFFPNAPGLGKKPSCDDLDFYPIEVDFTGTIQEFHVGRGAAAVPGCMAGLNAVVEKHCSLPLSVLLAPAIDFARNGIIMNAEQAYFKKLLTPILMISPDARKVYAPEGVMLKEGETVFKKDMANTMEYLAREGLHMFYRGDIAKKIAAEFSDGGLIREADLANYKVEVRKPVKTSYRGRDIFLNPPPSSSGGCLIAFSLKMLEKIDIASLGFESAQYMSLLYEMMRVTDDARGEDFDHRVYEEDIIETFLSPERIESYRKKMAHESSLLLGTERPSTGNTTHISVLDEAGNAASVTTSNGEGCGHMVTGMGIMLNNMLGEEDINPHGFHQHKPGMRMSSMMTPTIVMDGRRPAIVMGSGGSNRIRNAILQVIINLIDHKMDINNAVNSPRVHWDKKSFQVEAGIASKCLHILKSTGVSLNCWEDKNMYFGGVHTVASFGDEDGLSGAGDLRRGGVCLSTKG
- the hisD gene encoding histidinol dehydrogenase, whose translation is MSFTIIKTDDSSFKDIFSEILRRGSADTRDAEKVVSQILLKVREEGDRALIEYTSRFDNLDLTPDTMRVTENEIIRAIDAIDDDVRRSLQVAADRIKAFHEKQMESTWTSEDEEGILLGQMVRPLASAGLYVPGGKAAYPSSVLMNAIPAKVAGVKKIVMVVPTPGGEINNHILAAAGIAGIDSVYRVGGAQAVAALAYGTETIPKVDKIVGPGNIYVATAKKMVFGEVDIDMIAGPSEVLIISDGSGEASHIAADMLAQAEHDEMAASILITTSSDFAGQVAGEVERQLNKLSRHHIARASINNRGSFIVAKDLDQAFALSNELAPEHLELALEAPDRHLDKVDNAGAIFMGHFTPEALGDYVAGPNHVLPTGGSAKFFSPLGTYDFIKRSSILSFSENAFKRVGKDAERIADVEGLEAHGNTIRIRMGEEI
- a CDS encoding cupin domain-containing protein; its protein translation is MEVIDLMEKAIFSDQFAPQILRMTPQCKVPLICMEPGQLIPPHPSGTGVFYIVSGKGVMTIEGKELEVQAGNMIFIEQGESRGIRATETMMAFAVHIN
- the murA gene encoding UDP-N-acetylglucosamine 1-carboxyvinyltransferase, which encodes MDKIVIKGGERLQGEVRVSGSKNAALPLLASSILADGESRIRNIPPLNDIKTMLALLKSIGLNVAYKNEAVKISGKAHTFEAPYELVKTMRASALVLGPLLAKYGSARVSMPGGCAIGERPIDLHLKALKAMGAEIELKHGYVIAGAKRLKGATIYFDIITVTGTENIMMAATLAKGKTVIENAAREPEVVELARALKAMGAKIDGEGSDVITIEGVNELGPLDYQVMPDRIEAGTLMAAAAATKGNVLIKNCDLPFMEALISKMKAAGIVIREEEGGLRVIGKRRLKSVDIKTLPHPGFPTDMQAQMMVLMSIASGLSVISETVFENRFMHVSELRRMGADIHTEGRSAIIKGKEKLSGAQVMATDLRASASLIIAGLVAEGTTEVSRIYHLDRGYDGLERKLAALGANIERVKEKRISK
- a CDS encoding YbdK family carboxylate-amine ligase, which encodes MELKFNHSKELTLGVELEIQLLNGKSLELAPASNEILSIVGNCNSSIKHELMLSNIEVNTKVCNNMAQVHADMSETLKILGEAALKNGTKLSIAGSHPFSHWKEQLITEDERYERLLNKLAIIARRFNIFGLHVHVGIGDGKKCMYIMNRLLYYLPYLLAISSNSPFWNGYETGLKSYRSKVFETLPTAGLPFYFKDWEDYAFLVDKYIATGTIETIREIWWDVRPHPDFGTIEVRICDSPSSIKEVMAITALIQALVAKLGDDYENGIAIHSAPPWVIRENKWRASRYGLDGTFISEDASQTIEIGQALRALVKELQSYGEKLQSLKELDYINEIINMGDGASRQLNLFAESRNLKTVVNGLSTSFMDEIL
- the hisG gene encoding ATP phosphoribosyltransferase, which produces MKDVLTVALPKGRIQHDTMKLLEGIGISCEEMKKESRKLIFQLPEAKMRFMVVRASDVPTYVEYGAADMGVVGKDVLMEQGKNIYEPLDLKIGYCRMVVAEPKVLSEQDNPSEWTHVRIATKFPNITEDYFRKKGVQVELIKLYGSIELAPLVGLSERIVDLVSSGETLKQNGLVEVEQIMEVTSRLIVNRASLKTRYERINSLVDRLKSQLDKEGAR
- a CDS encoding M20 family metallopeptidase, with amino-acid sequence MLNQINKKSEEIRERLINFRREMHKRPELSGHEENTAAFVAGVLEANDIEVRRNVGGHGVTGVLKGAGEGPVIAFRADMDALPIQDRKETDYASQIPGIMHACGHDVHTAILMGTAIILAGMKEKLKGSLLFIFQPAEESIYGAEAMIKDGVLEDPKPDAIVALHCLPEMEVGKVGVKGGMMTAAADLVSITVKGKSGHASRPHQTVDAVLVSSMVINAIHHIISRRTNPLHPAVISIGTINGGRAENIVADHVEMKGTVRTLDSSLRKRMPALIEDVVRGITSTMSATYEFDYKFECPAVINDHRLNDFLKDCINNIVGKENVIELGEPMMGSEDFALFSARVPGVLFRLGTGNMEKGIDAPLHNPKFDVDEEAIIIGTRIMAHVAASYLSGKKELTA